One Loxodonta africana isolate mLoxAfr1 chromosome 8, mLoxAfr1.hap2, whole genome shotgun sequence DNA window includes the following coding sequences:
- the LRRC4 gene encoding leucine-rich repeat-containing protein 4: MKLLWQVTVHHTWNAVLLPVVYLTAQVWILCAAITAAASAGPQNCPSVCSCSNQFSKVVCTRRGLSEVPQGIPSNTRYLNLMENNIQMIQADTFRHLHHLEVLQLGRNSIRQIEVGAFNGLASLNTLELFDNWLTVIPSGAFEYLSKLRELWLRNNPIESIPSYAFNRVPSLMRLDLGELKKLEYISEGAFEGLFNLKYLNLGMCNIKDMPNLTPLVGLEELEMSGNHFPEIRPGSFHGLSSLKKLWVMNSQVSLIERNAFDGLASLVELNLAHNNLSSLPHDLFTPLRYLVELHLHHNPWNCDCDILWLAWWLREYIPTNSTCCGRCHAPMHMRGRYLVEVDQASFQCSAPFIMDAPRDLNISEGRMAELKCRTPPMSSVKWLLPNGTVLSHASRHPRISVLNDGTLNFSHVLLSDTGVYTCMVTNVAGNSNASAYLNVSTAELNTSNYSFFTTVTVETTEISPEDTTRKYKPVPTTSTGYQPAYTTSTTVLIQTTRVPKQVVVPTADTNDKMQTSLDEVMKTTKIIIGCFVAVTLLAAAMLIVFYKLRKRHQQRSTVTAARTVEIIQVDEDIPAAASAAATAAPSGVSGEGAVVLPTIHDHINYNTYKPAHGAHWTENSLGNSLHPTVTTISEPYIIQTHTKDKVQETQI, translated from the coding sequence ATGAAGCTCTTGTGGCAGGTAACTGTGCACCACACCTGGAATGCCGTCCTGCTCCCCGTCGTCTACCTCACGGCGCAAGTGTGGATTCTGTGTGCAGCCATTACTGCTGCCGCCTCGGCCGGGCCCCAGAACTGCCCCTCCGTCTGCTCTTGCAGTAACCAGTTCAGCAAGGTGGTGTGCACCCGCCGGGGCCTCTCTGAGGTCCCTCAGGGCATTCCCTCCAACACCCGGTACCTCAACCTCATGGAAAACAATATTCAGATGATCCAGGCTGACACCTTTCGACACCTCCACCATCTGGAGGTCCTGCAGCTGGGCAGGAACTCCATCCGGCAGATTGAGGTGGGGGCCTTCAACGGCCTGGCCAGCCTCAACACCCTGGAGCTGTTTGACAACTGGCTGACAGTCATCCCCAGCGGGGCCTTTGAGTACCTGTCCAAGCTGCGAGAACTCTGGCTTCGCAACAACCCCATCGAGAGCATCCCCTCTTACGCCTTCAACCGGGTGCCCTCCCTCATGCGCCTGGACTTGGGGGAGCTAAAGAAACTGGAATATATCTCTGAGGGAGCTTTTGAGGGACTGTTCAACCTCAAGTACCTGAACTTGGGCATGTGCAACATTAAAGATATGCCCAATCTCACCCCCCTGGTGGGGCTGGAGGAGCTGGAGATGTCAGGGAACCACTTCCCTGAAATCAGGCCTGGCTCCTTCCATGGCCTAAGCTCCCTCAAGAAGCTCTGGGTCATGAACTCACAGGTCAGCTTGATTGAGCGGAATGCTTTTGATGGGCTGGCCTCGCTTGTGGAACTCAACTTGGCCCACAATAACCTGTCTTCTTTGCCCCATGACCTCTTCACCCCATTGAGGTACCTGGTGGAGTTGCACCTACACCATAATCCTTGGAACTGTGATTGTGACATTCTTTGGCTAGCCTGGTGGCTTCGGGAGTACATACCCACCAACTCCACCTGCTGTGGCCGCTGTCATGCTCCCATGCACATGCGAGGCCGCTACCTGGTGGAGGTAGACCAGGCCTCCTTCCAGTGCTCTGCCCCCTTCATTATGGATGCCCCTCGGGACCTCAATATCTCTGAGGGTCGGATGGCAGAACTTAAGTGTCGGACTCCCCCTATGTCCTCTGTGAAGTGGTTGCTGCCCAATGGGACAGTGCTCAGCCATGCCTCCCGCCACCCACGGATCTCTGTCCTCAACGACGGCACCTTGAACTTTTCCCATGTGCTGCTCTCAGACACTGGGGTATACACATGCATGGTGACCAACGTGGCAGGCAACTCCAATGCCTCGGCTTACCTCAATGTGAGCACGGCCGAGCTCAACACCTCCAACTATAGCTTCTTTACCACAGTCACAGTGGAGACCACTGAGATCTCACCTGAGGACACTACACGCAAGTATAAGCCTGTTCCTACCACGTCCACTGGTTACCAGCCGGCATATACCACCTCTACCACGGTGCTCATTCAGACCACCCGTGTACCCAAGCAGGTGGTGGTACCCACGGCAGACACCAATGACAAGATGCAGACCAGCCTGGATGAGGTCATGAAGACCACCAAGATCATCATTGGCTGCTTTGTGGCAGTGACTCTGCTAGCTGCCGCCATGTTGATTGTCTTCTATAAACTTCGTAAGCGGCACCAGCAGCGGAGTACAGTCACAGCCGCCCGGACAGTTGAGATTATCCAGGTGGATGAAGATATCCCGGCGGCAGCATCCGCGGCAGCAACAGCGGCTCCATCCGGTGTATCAGGTGAGGGGGCAGTGGTGCTGCCCACAATTCATGACCATATTAACTACAACACCTACAAACCAGCACATGGGGCCCACTGGACAGAAAACAGCCTGGGGAACTCTCTGCACCCCACAGTCACCACTATCTCTGAACCTTATATAATTCAGACCCACACCAAGGACAAGGTACAGGAAACTCAAATATGA